From the Gammaproteobacteria bacterium genome, one window contains:
- a CDS encoding DUF2029 domain-containing protein encodes MQRNFITGFLSLTGILLLYVYGMNIFHLASHNLNTDLMLTYLSGKMLNANTPGYQFSSAYLSAHHEVKTNIIPNLSPPFSIALMAFIAKYLSYKSFFISFMTTAISINIIALAKLYQNTYLDRGKHYKLTLCAFILACLIYIPTFMNISFGQVALVLNAIVIFSYLSLKNKQYKRAGFLLALAINIKVFFGIFLVYFLAKKQYLAFFSLIIFCLLLALIPLAIYGTSIYIGYWKVLNNIQWYGVNWNASWYGFLSRFLGEKSHRFHSMLFFPELSKNIYYFIFFSYIGLIYYISKKNKDSSLTFSLTLSTMLLISPLGWTYYFPILITAFIINFSSLESNRYYVLLTCLLLFSLFLSALPFPIYRDTKTATNILMTQGNIFFLALLFFNTVNLLQLFFPAIKNNAIHILTKKFKLFIICICLLPSLMGMSCFIYALTKSTPQNQSQNRTAMANSSDLLPSNTD; translated from the coding sequence ATGCAGCGTAATTTCATAACAGGCTTTTTAAGCTTAACAGGCATACTTTTGCTTTATGTTTATGGCATGAATATTTTTCATCTTGCCTCTCACAATCTAAATACTGACTTAATGCTGACTTATTTGTCTGGAAAAATGTTGAACGCCAATACCCCAGGGTATCAGTTTAGCTCAGCGTATTTATCTGCACATCATGAAGTAAAAACAAATATTATACCTAATTTATCTCCACCTTTTTCTATTGCGCTAATGGCTTTTATTGCAAAATATTTAAGCTATAAAAGCTTCTTTATTTCATTTATGACAACTGCTATTAGCATCAATATTATTGCATTAGCTAAACTTTATCAAAACACTTATTTAGACAGGGGAAAGCATTACAAACTCACCCTTTGCGCCTTTATCTTGGCGTGTCTCATCTATATACCAACCTTTATGAATATCAGCTTCGGTCAAGTTGCCTTAGTACTTAACGCCATCGTTATATTTTCTTATTTATCTTTAAAAAATAAGCAATATAAACGCGCAGGATTTTTATTAGCGCTAGCTATTAATATAAAAGTATTTTTTGGCATTTTTCTAGTTTATTTTCTGGCAAAAAAGCAATACCTCGCCTTTTTTTCATTAATTATTTTCTGTTTATTACTCGCCCTAATTCCGCTGGCCATTTACGGGACATCTATTTATATAGGATATTGGAAAGTATTAAACAATATTCAATGGTACGGGGTTAATTGGAATGCCTCTTGGTATGGTTTTTTATCTCGCTTTCTTGGAGAAAAAAGCCATAGATTTCATTCCATGTTATTTTTTCCAGAACTTAGCAAGAATATTTATTACTTCATTTTCTTTTCTTACATTGGTCTTATATATTATATTTCAAAAAAAAATAAAGACTCTTCTCTAACATTTAGCCTGACTCTTTCTACCATGTTGCTTATCTCTCCTCTTGGCTGGACTTACTATTTTCCGATTCTTATTACTGCCTTTATTATCAATTTTTCCTCATTGGAATCTAATCGATATTATGTATTATTAACTTGCTTATTATTATTTTCTTTGTTTCTAAGCGCTCTTCCCTTCCCTATTTATCGCGACACCAAGACTGCCACCAACATACTTATGACTCAAGGCAACATATTTTTTCTTGCTTTACTTTTTTTCAATACAGTTAATCTATTGCAGCTTTTTTTTCCTGCTATTAAAAACAATGCAATCCACATTTTAACTAAAAAATTCAAGTTATTTATTATATGTATTTGTTTACTTCCCTCACTGATGGGCATGAGCTGCTTTATTTATGCGCTAACTAAAAGCACGCCAC